The Flavobacterium psychrotrophum region GAAATTATACCCATAGCGTATTAATTTGGAAATACATTACACCTGATCAATTGATGCAACAGGTAAAACTTAATTGCCATCTCATCAAAGTCAAGTCCATCATCAGAACACAATTTTTTAAAAAAGTCACATAGGTTTTCCAGTGCCTCTTCGGGGTTATCATTGCTGCTTTTCAGGTACTTTCTGCTAATATCTTTAAGATAGGTGCCAATTTTTCGGATTTTTACGGAGGAAATTTCCGGACTTTCTTGTATGACCTCCAATGCGTATGCGTATTCGATGTAAAGTTCGGAATAAAGATTCTTTAAAAAGGGCGCATAGTCCTTAAATCTTTGTTCAATTTTATATTCCGGGTCTGGTTCGGCTTCTGCTTCATACGCTTTGTGATTATCTTCATTGCTTAAGATGTCGATTAAGCACATTATCGTATTTATCTCGTTAGGCTTGGAAGTTAATTTACTACCATAATATTTTTGAATCAATTCGTTACTAAGCCATTTTTCGATATCCTCTAATTGCCCGAGGTCATCTATACTTGAAATTATACTTATAATGTACTTCACGTCCATTACGTCTTTATCCATATCAAACGAAAAATCTGCATGTGTAATGATATCGTTTCTCTTAATTCTGCTTTTGATTATTAAGATTTTGAGGGTATTATACTTTTCAAAAAGTTTCTTTTCATTAAAAGAATTGACTGTTTCTAAAATTTTGCTTTTAGAATTATTAGAGGTGACCTGAAAGGCAATCTTTCTCCCAGCATCGGCAAGGTCTATTACAGCCGCATTTGGTTCTGTGATATTTACATTAACCAAGTCGTAACTAAAGATTTTATTAAGCAAAATTTTATAAAATTGCTCTGCATGTACATTTATATCCTGAAGATTTAATTTACTTCTTAATTCAACCTCTGTTTTTAAAACAGCAAAGTGGCTGGTAATGCTCTTTATAATTGATTCGCGGTTTCTCATTAATTATTGTCTGGCTTGGTGTTTCAAAATTAACGATTGAAACTTCTTGATAGCGAATATTTTATTTTTTTTGTAAATTTTTTAGAGGTTGCTTCATAATTTCGTACAGCGCGATTAAGCATTATAAATGTCATCAATCTAATTATAAAAACAGCGCCTTGATATTGTATTAAACTTTAAGTATGGTATAGGAAGTGAGCCGGGTTACAAACCGCTATTTGTTTAAAGTCGGCATCACACAGGTGTTCAAGGGATTCTGCCAACATATTCTTTTCCGACTTGTGGTTACGTACCACATAAAAATCAGTCCCAAAGAGCACTTTTTCCCGTAATAACGGATTGAGCAATGTTTGCCGGAGCAAGGGTTGGATTGCATTGTTGTGGATGATGTAGCTCAGGTCGGCGTAGACATTATCATACTGTAGCATCATACTGCATATTATAGAATACCAATCGGTATACTTCCAAAGCTGCTCTATTTTACCTGGCTTTGGAAGTCCTTTTGTGTTGGTTCTGAAACGTATGCCAATATTGGGGTACTTGACAAGGGCGTTACAGTACTGGTCCCGGTCCGATTCAAGGAACTTTGTCCACTCATCGTCACCGCCAAAATGCCCAAAACACACTTTCAGGTGGCTCAGGTTATGCTGTATTGTTTTTGCCTTCTCATCGTAACCAAAAAGATCACGGATGCGCTTGTCTTTTGCTCTTCCAACAAGCTTCGCCAGGAAGAACTCATCAAGGAGGCACAGGAAATTCAACGGGTGCGTAAAATTATTTATGAACTCACTGTTCTTGATCTGGCCAAGCATCAAAGGGGTTTTCTCGTCTGCCTGCGTAAATACCGGGTGGTAGTCCCACTCTTTTTTCTTTGTACCACGGTAAAATATTGTACCGCGTATACAGTGTGTCATAATAGGTAAACCCTTATCGGCAGCAAATTTCCACAAGGGCAATAGTACTTCATCGAAGGGGTAGTAACCGAGTGCCGGATAAATTTTGAAACCACTAAACTGCTCCCCTTCAATATAATCTTTTATAAAACATGGTTCTAGTACTACTTGGTTAGCGACCACCTTATAATCAAATTGTTTTGCACCTTCTTCAACCATACGCCTGGGATCCGCAAAAACAAATGGAAAAACGGCATCAGGCTTACTTTCTTTAATTTTTGAAAGCTTTGCCATTTGTGTAGCATAGTCCTCCTTGCTTTTTCCTGCATCCATATACCCCATATCCATAGGCAGTACAACAAATCCGGTGCCGACGGGGTACTGGTCCTGTAATTTTGTAAAAATACCACTCTGCCCCTGATAGGCAGCGAAACGGCCAATATTAATGTACCTACTGGCTAATTCCTTAGTTTTCTTACCGGGCAATATCCCCAAGAAAGACCATATCCTCTTAAGGACAAAGAAGACCAGGTTACGGCCGGCTTTGTAGAAAAGTAAAAACAGGAATACAAATACAACAGCAACGGCAGGTGTAGCACCACTGTATAAAAGGTGCCGGTCTATCAGCCAATTTTCTATTTCCTTCAAAAAAACAGAAAGGCTGCCCGAAGGCGATTCAACCACCGACAGCCAGCCTGCTATAATGAAAAAGACCTGCAGGCTTAAAAACAAACCTATCATGAATACTAAAATGGAAAGTATTTTACTACGGGCAATGAACATCTTGAAAATGTAGAGCCTTTTTGCAGCCAGTTTACCCAAAGTTCCAAACCGGTAACTCTTAAGCTGCCCGTAGTAGAACCTGAAAGCACTGACAATCAGATTCACAGATACCAGATAATAAAAAGGCCATGGCAGGAATGTCTTTGCAATATATGGCGGCACATGGTCTCCTGTAAATACATGAGTATGGCAATTGATTATTCTGTTGTAAGGTAGGTGTTTTTTAGTCATATCGCGAGATGTCTGCGTAAATAATCGCCTGTAGTCTTAATGTAAAGGGCGTGTCAAATTAACAATTTTTAACAATTTAAAAAATACCCATTAGTAGGTATTTTTTATGGTAGTACACTACCGGATAATCTTTTAAATATCAACATGGCTGCCCGCAAGCGCCGGGCTTTCCGCTGTATCTGCCTGTAGGCAGGATGCCGCTACACTCCCTGGCAGTGTAGTGATTGAGGA contains the following coding sequences:
- a CDS encoding SMEK domain-containing protein — encoded protein: MRNRESIIKSITSHFAVLKTEVELRSKLNLQDINVHAEQFYKILLNKIFSYDLVNVNITEPNAAVIDLADAGRKIAFQVTSNNSKSKILETVNSFNEKKLFEKYNTLKILIIKSRIKRNDIITHADFSFDMDKDVMDVKYIISIISSIDDLGQLEDIEKWLSNELIQKYYGSKLTSKPNEINTIMCLIDILSNEDNHKAYEAEAEPDPEYKIEQRFKDYAPFLKNLYSELYIEYAYALEVIQESPEISSVKIRKIGTYLKDISRKYLKSSNDNPEEALENLCDFFKKLCSDDGLDFDEMAIKFYLLHQLIRCNVFPN
- a CDS encoding amidohydrolase family protein, which encodes MTKKHLPYNRIINCHTHVFTGDHVPPYIAKTFLPWPFYYLVSVNLIVSAFRFYYGQLKSYRFGTLGKLAAKRLYIFKMFIARSKILSILVFMIGLFLSLQVFFIIAGWLSVVESPSGSLSVFLKEIENWLIDRHLLYSGATPAVAVVFVFLFLLFYKAGRNLVFFVLKRIWSFLGILPGKKTKELASRYINIGRFAAYQGQSGIFTKLQDQYPVGTGFVVLPMDMGYMDAGKSKEDYATQMAKLSKIKESKPDAVFPFVFADPRRMVEEGAKQFDYKVVANQVVLEPCFIKDYIEGEQFSGFKIYPALGYYPFDEVLLPLWKFAADKGLPIMTHCIRGTIFYRGTKKKEWDYHPVFTQADEKTPLMLGQIKNSEFINNFTHPLNFLCLLDEFFLAKLVGRAKDKRIRDLFGYDEKAKTIQHNLSHLKVCFGHFGGDDEWTKFLESDRDQYCNALVKYPNIGIRFRTNTKGLPKPGKIEQLWKYTDWYSIICSMMLQYDNVYADLSYIIHNNAIQPLLRQTLLNPLLREKVLFGTDFYVVRNHKSEKNMLAESLEHLCDADFKQIAVCNPAHFLYHT